The following proteins are co-located in the Penaeus monodon isolate SGIC_2016 chromosome 10, NSTDA_Pmon_1, whole genome shotgun sequence genome:
- the LOC119577512 gene encoding histidine-rich glycoprotein-like codes for MITVTLSPSHHNHCISLATATLQYFSTTTICNQSSNITSQPLQPPYQQHHILELSLQQHQRTSNITLQSLQQQHNIATTTQATSYCNHHSSNTTLQPPLMQHHIETTTKATSHCNHHPSNITLQPPPKQHHTATTTKATSHCNHHPYSITLQPPPKQHHTATSTKATSHCNHHQSNITLQPTTKATSHCNHHQSNITLQPPPMQHHTTTTTEATSHCNHHQSKITLQPPPSNITLQPTPMQHHTATTTHAASHCNHHQSNITLQPPPKQHHTATTTQATSHCNHHQSNITLQPPPKATSHCNHHQSNITLQPPPKQHHTATTTEATSHCNHHPSNITLQPPPKQHHTATTTHAASHCNHHPSNITLQPPPKQHHTATTTKATSHCNLHQSNITLQPPPTQHHTATTTSC; via the exons ATGATTACAGTCACACTATCACCTTCACACCACAACCACTGTATTAGCCTTGCAACAGCCACATTGCAGTATTTCAGTACAACCACCATTTGCAACCAAAGTAGCAACATCACATCACAACCACTGCAACCGCCGTATCAGCAACATCACATACTGGAACTATCTCTTCAACAGCACCAG CGCACCAGCAACATCACACTACAATCACTACAGCAGCAACATAACATTGCAACCACCACCCAAGCAACATCATATTGCAACCACCACTCAAGCAACACCACACTGCAACCACCACTCATGCAACATCACATTGAAACCACCACCAAAGCAACATCACACTGCAACCACCACCCAAGCAACATAACACTGCAACCACCACCAAAGCAACATCACACTGCAACCACCACCAAAGCAACATCACACTGCAACCACCACCCATACAGCATCACACTGCAACCACCACCAAAGCAACATCACACTGCAACCTCCACCAAAGCAACATCACACTGCAACCACCACCAAAGCAACATCACACTGCAACCCACCACCAAAGCAACATCACACTGCAACCACCACCAAAGCAACATCACACTGCAACCACCACCCATGCAGCATCACACTACAACCACCACCGAAGCAACATCACACTGCAACCACCACCAAAGCAAAATCACACTGCAACCTCCACCAAGCAACATCACACTGCAACCAACACCCATGCAGCATCACACTGCAACCACCACCCATGCAGCATCACACTGCAACCACCACCAAAGCAACATCACACTGCAACCACCACCAAAGCAACATCACACTGCAACCACCACCCAAGCAACATCACACTGCAACCACCACCAAAGCAACATCACACTGCAACCACCACCCAAAGCAACATCACACTGCAACCACCACCAAAGCAACATCACACTGCAACCACCACCAAAGCAACATCACACTGCAACCACCACCGAAGCAACATCACACTGCAACCACCACCCAAGCAACATAACACTGCAACCACCACCAAAGCAACATCACACTGCAACCACCACCCATGCAGCATCACACTGCAACCACCACCCAAGCAACATCACACTACAACCACCACCGAAGCAGCATCACACTGCAACCACCACCAAAGCAACATCACACTGCAACCTCCACCAAAGCAACATCACACTGCAACCTCCACCAACGCAGCATCACACTGCAACCACCACATCCTGTTAA